In Sesamum indicum cultivar Zhongzhi No. 13 unplaced genomic scaffold, S_indicum_v1.0 scaffold00120, whole genome shotgun sequence, a single window of DNA contains:
- the LOC105179056 gene encoding probable methyltransferase PMT27, with protein sequence MATGKARSSRRSSSPTSYSSTTITVVFVALSMLLIWLLFSNSFSAPQSISQSATKTLSKITSISHSHPSKPSIDEVHPVHEDIQGELLHDSTVKSDDLMNKLEDAQANDQAHDQKDASSDHDTILADKDTSTEKVDEAMDERNKDEQEAKQENDVSKTDINDATTQANLNDQISTLDKDTKELPVEEQALKDQVFEESSMTHKEEVEQITKENQQVETQPIKNIDQESNGTQSSEETQVGKNPQAGNANITQDQITNEDQEQRVKDQHQQQEDGQIQKENPEGQLKDPQGATSDDQVHQDETPVNSFEDVHTSQKIDENNEQVKDQETSTDGERNMTSLNQQMNKETSSKKNGEASFPNGESTETPKESNQLKESWSTQVDHSENQKERRKDHALKNKDRSTDGYTWHLCNVTTGTDYIPCLDNEKLIAKIYNRKHYEHRERHCPEEPPTCLVPLPRGYKRPIDWPQSRDKIWYHNVPHTLLAEVKGHQNWVKVSGEFITFPGGGTQFVHGALHYIDFIQEAVPDIAWGKRSRVVLDVGCGVASFGGYLFERDVLTMSFAPKDEHEAQVQFALERGIPAISAVMGSQRLQFPSKVFDVVHCARCRVPWHADGGALLLELNRLLKPGGYFVWSATPVYQKLEEDVKIWKEMTDLTVAMCWELVTIKKDRLNSIGVAVYHKPDSNDCYEQRKKNYPPMCKNDDDPDAAWYIPLQSCMHRVPLQENERGSQWPEEWPKRLQRPPYWLNRSHKGIYGKPAPDDFTADYKLWKTVVSKSYMSGLGISWSNVRNVMDMRSVYGGFAAALKDLKIWVMNVVNIDSPDTLPIIYERGLFGIYHDWCESFSTYPRTYDLLHADHLFSRLKKRCKLVSVMAEVDRIVRPGGKLIVRDESNTIGEVEKLLKSLHWEIFSNISKKQERILSAQKSEWRPHSYAAPS encoded by the exons ATGGCGACGGGGAAAGCTCGCAGCAGTAGACGATCCTCCTCACCAACTTCTTATTCATCAACAACCATAACGGTCGTCTTTGTAGCCTTATCTATGTTGTTGATATGGCTCCTCTTCTCCAATTCTTTCTCTGCCCCTCAATCTATTTCTCAATCTGCTACAAAAACTCTCTCAAAGATTACCTCAATTTCACATTCCCATCCCTCAAAACCTTCAATAGATGAAGTCCACCCTGTTCATGAAGACATCCAAGGCGAACTACTTCACGACAGCACTGTGAAATCCGATGATCTCATGAATAAGCTTGAGGATGCTCAAGCTAATGATCAGGCTCATGACCAAAAGGATGCATCTTCTGATCATGATACAATCTTAGCTGATAAAGATACTTCCACTGAAAAGGTTGATGAAGCAATGGATGAGCGTAATAAAGACGAGCAAGAAGCGAAACAGGAGAACGATGTGTCAAAGACTGATATCAATGATGCTACAACTCAAGCAAATCTCAATGATCAGATCTCAACTCTAGATAAGGACACAAAAGAGTTGCCCGTGGAAGAACAAGCTCTTAAGGATCAAGTCTTTGAAGAAAGCTCAATGACTCATAAAGAAGAAGTTGAGCaaatcacaaaagaaaatcaacaagTTGAGACACaaccaattaaaaatattgatcagGAGAGCAATGGAACACAAAGTTCTGAGGAGACACAAGTTGGAAAAAACCCACAAGCTGGTAATGCAAATATCACACAAGATCAAATAACGAATGAAGATCAAGAACAACGAGTAAAAGATCAACATCAACAGCAAGAAGATGGCCAAATTCAGAAAGAAAATCCAGAAGGGCAATTGAAAGATCCCCAGGGGGCAACAAGTGATGACCAAGTCCACCAGGATGAGACACCTGTAAATTCATTTGAAGATGTCCATACTTCCCAGAAAATCGATGAGAATAATGAGCAAGTAAAAGATCAAGAAACTTCTACGGATGGGGAAAGAAACATGACATCCTTAAACCAACAGATGAATAAGGAGACATCATCCAAGAAAAATGGTGAGGCTTCATTTCCGAATGGAGAGAGCACTGAGACACCAAAAGAATCAAACCAATTAAAAGAGTCATGGTCTACTCAAGTAGACCATTCTGAGAACCAAAAGGAAAGACGAAAAGATCATGCATTGAAGAATAAAGATAGAAGCACTGATGGGTATACTTGGCACTTGTGCAATGTAACAACAGGCACAGACTACATACCCTGTCTGGacaatgagaaattaatagCAAAAATATACAACAGGAAGCACTACGAGCATCGCGAAAGACATTGTCCTGAGGAGCCTCCTACTTGCTTGGTTCCACTGCCGAGAGGGTACAAGAGACCAATTGATTGGCCTCAAAGTAGAGATAAG ATATGGTACCATAATGTTCCACACACATTGCTGGCAGAAGTCAAAGGACACCAGAATTGGGTAAAAGTGAGTGGGGAGTTCATCACTTTCCCTGGTGGGGGAACTCAATTTGTTCATGGAGCATTGCATTACATTGATTTTATACAAGAG GCAGTGCCAGATATTGCATGGGGAAAACGAAGTCGAGTAGTATTGGATGTGGGCTGTGGAGTTGCCAGCTTTGGGGGTTATCTCTTTGAGAGAGATGTTCTTACAATGTCTTTTGCCCCAAAAGACGAACATGAGGCTCAAGTCCAATTCGCCTTGGAAAGGGGTATACCAGCAATATCTGCAGTCATGGGTTCTCAGAGGTTGCAGTTTCCTAGTAAAGTATTCGACGTGGTGCATTGTGCACGTTGTCGAGTCCCTTGGCATGCAGATG GTGGTGCTCTGCTTTTGGAGTTAAACAGACTACTGAAGCCAGGAGGTTACTTTGTGTGGTCAGCAACCCCAGTGTATCAAAAACTTGAAGAAGATGTAAAGATATGGAAAG AAATGACGGACCTAACAGTGGCCATGTGTTGGGAGCTAGTCACAATCAAGAAAGATAGGTTGAATTCTATTGGTGTTGCTGTCTATCATAAACCAGACTCCAATGACTGCTACgagcaaagaaagaaaaattatcctCCAATGTGCAAAAACGATGATGATCCTGATGCTGCATG GTACATACCGTTGCAGTCATGTATGCACAGGGTACCACttcaagaaaatgagagaGGCTCCCAATGGCCAGAAGAGTGGCCTAAGCGATTGCAGAGACCACCTTACTGGCTTAACAGATCGCATAAGGGAATTTACGGTAAACCAGCTCCAGATGATTTCACAGCAGACTATAAACTTTGGAAAACAGTGGTTAGCAAGTCATATATGAGCGGTCTGGGAATCAGCTGGTCCAATGTAAGAAATGTCATGGACATGAGATCAGTCTATGGAGG GTTTGCCGCAGCATTGAAGGACCTGAAAATATGGGTTATGAATGTGGTGAACATAGATTCTCCGGACACTCTTCCCATAATCTACGAAAGAGGACTTTTCGGGATATATCATGACTGGTGTGAATCATTCAGCACATATCCTAGAACATATGATCTCTTACATGCAGACCATCTCTTCTCAAGATTGAAAAAAAG GTGTAAACTTGTATCGGTTATGGCGGAGGTGGATAGAATAGTTAGACCGGGAGGCAAGTTGATTGTGCGCGACGAGTCCAACACAATTGGAGAAGTAGAGAAGTTGTTGAAGTCTCTGCATTGGGAGATCTTCTCAAACATCTCCAAGAAGCAAGAAAGGATACTAAGTGCTCAGAAATCTGAATGGAGACCACATTCTTATGCAGCCCCATCTTGA
- the LOC105179057 gene encoding protein SHORT INTERNODES, with amino-acid sequence MAGFFSLGGLAATGPPQGGTHTNPDQQTTTHSNPPSQINPAESWFLFRNDEISYKGFELWQPQPQHHHHQPDNFLQRGLANPMQDLYASAGGLAVGPSRGAGFHLSTGDQSPRSGFLMMRSSGGGGISCQDCGNQAKKDCSHMRCRTCCKSRGFQCQTHVKSTWVPAAERRKRQQRLAALQQNQQQERQETQQQTHRDHSIGKRQRDQNPCASNSLVCTRIPTSTSGLELGNFPSEVSSEAVFRCVRVSAVDDAEDQLAYHTAVNIGGHVFKGILYDQGTESQYMAAETSSGGGSVSAGAVQQLNLVTGTSATATSAPNTSAAGGGGSASPFLDSSLYPAPVNSFIAGTKFFPLPRS; translated from the exons ATGGCTGGCTTTTTCTCACTAGGCGGCCTTGCTGCTACTGGCCCCCCCCAAGGAGGAACTCACACCAACCCTGATCAACAGACCACCACCCACAGCAACCCACCTTCCCAAATCAATCCAGCTGAGAGCTGGTTCTTGTTCAGAAATGACGAAATTTCTTACAAGGGTTTTGAACTCTGGCAGCCACAGCCTCAGCATCACCACCACCAACCCGACAACTTCCTGCAGCGCGGCCTCGCCAACCCGATGCAGGATCTTTATGCCTCCGCCGGTGGGCTGGCTGTGGGGCCGAGTCGTGGCGCCGGCTTTCATCTCTCAACCGGTGATCAGTCTCCAAGATCGGGTTTTTTGATGATGAGGAGTAGCGGGGGAGGGGGAATAAGCTGCCAAGATTGTGGAAATCAGGCTAAGAAAGATTGCTCCCACATGAGGTGTAGAACCTGCTGCAAGAGCCGAGGGTTTCAGTGCCAAACTCATGTTAAGAGCACTTGGGTTCCTGCTGCTGAGAGGAGAAAAAGACAGCAAAGGCTTGCTGCTTTGCAGCAAAATCAGCAGCAAGAGCGCCAAGAAACGCAGCAACAGACGCATAGAGATCATAGCATTGGAAAAAGGCAACGAGATCAGAATCCCTGTGCTTCCAACTCTCTTGTGTGCACTCGTATTCCTACCAGCACGTCAG GGTTGGAGCTTGGGAATTTCCCTTCAGAAGTGAGTTCAGAGGCAGTTTTCCGCTGCGTTAGAGTGAGCGCCGTTGATGATGCTGAGGATCAGTTGGCATATCACACTGCAGTGAACATCGGTGGTCATGTTTTCAAAGGGATTCTCTATGATCAAGGCACCGAAAGCCAGTACATGGCGGCCGAGACTTCATCTGGTGGCGGAAGCGTCAGCGCTGGAGCTGTTCAACAACTTAATTTGGTAACGGGAACTTCTGCTACCGCCACCTCCGCTCCCAACACCTCAGCCGCCGGAGGTGGTGGTTCAGCCTCGCCTTTTCTTGACTCTTCTTTATATCCAGCTCCAGTTAACAGCTTCATCGCCGGTACGAAATTCTTCCCACTCCCAAGatcttga